A segment of the Fibrobacter succinogenes subsp. succinogenes S85 genome:
AACATTTCGATTTCACCCTGGAAATCCTGGATAGCACCAGAGCCAATCGTATCGCCGCGCTTTGTTTCGATGGAGCGCATACGGATAACGACACCGCCCACGACGACCGTATCGCCCACATAGCGGGTAATTTCGTCTTCCGAGAGGGAGCAGCTCGTAAAGCCCGTGAGTTCTGGGCGGAATTCATCAAGCGGGTGCCCAGAGAGGAACAAGCCAAGCACGCTGCGTTCCTTGTTGAGCATTTCCATCGCCGTCCATTCTTCGGCTTCTTCCAAAACTTCAGCAGTGTTCGGCATGGCGGCAGGGCCACCCAAGTCAAACAGCGAGACCTGGCCCTTGGCCTTGTCTTCCTGGCTGCGCATGGCGACTTCCAAAGCACGGTCCACCGTAGCACACTGCACAGCACGGCTACCCGGCAAATCGTCCAAGGCGCCCGCCATGATCAAGCATTCCAAGACTTTCTTATTGAGCGGCGGGCGTTTTTCAGGCTGAGCCGCCTGGTATTCCGTCACGCGCTTGCAGAAATCAAAGATGTCCTTGTAGATGCCACGGCGTTCGCGTTCTGCGACCACGTCTTCGACAACCGCGATACCCACGTTGCGGATACCCGCGAGACCATAAAGAATCTGGCCCTTCGTATTCGCCGAGAACACACCCAAAGACGTGTTGATGTTCGGCGACAAGACCGGGATTCCAAGGCGCTTGCATTCCAAAATGATGGTCACCGTATCTTCGGTCTTACCCATCTTGGAGGTCATAGAGGCAGCCATGTATTCCGGGCCGTAATGCGTCTTGAGGTACGCCGTCTGGTAAGCCACGTAAGCGTAAGCTGCAGCATGGCTCTTGTTAAATGCGTATCCGCAGAACGGGAGCACGGCGTCCCAGACCTTCTGGATCATCGCCTTGTCGTAGCCCTTGTCCAAGCACTTCTGGAAGAATTCCGGCTCGAGCTTTGCCATCTTTTCCGGCATCTTCTTAGCCATGATACGGCGGATGTTGTCAGCGCCACCCAGCGAGTAGCCACCCAGAATCTGGGCGAGCTTCATCACCTGTTCCTGGTACACGATAACGCCGTACGTTTCGCCAAGCACCTGTTCCAAGTCCGGATGGTAGCAGTCAATCTCTTCCTTGCCGTTCTTACGGGCAATGAAGTGCGGAATCTGGTCAATCGGCCCCGGTCGGTACAGGGCGTTCATAGCGATAAGGTCAAAGATTCGGGTCGGCTTCAGTTCGCGCAGGTACTTCTGCATACCCGGAGATTCGAACTGGAACACCGTCGTCGTAAGGCCCTTGCCCAAAAGTTCGAACGTCGCCTTGTCATCAATCGGAATCTTGTTCATCACAAGCTTGATGTTGCGGTTCTGTTCAACCATCTTCACCGTATCCTGAATGATGGACAAGTTGATAAGCCCAAGGAAGTCCATCTTCAAAAGTCCGATGTCTTCGGCGTAGTGCTTATCGTACATCACCACCGGCGTATCTTCCGGAGCGGCTCGGTAAAGTGGAGCAAGGTTGTAAATCGGAGTCGGCGTAATCACCACGCCGCAAGCATGCACGCCCGTCTGGCGCGGCAAATCTTCAAGTCGCTTTGCGACATCCCAAAGGTTCTGGTAGCTTGCGCGGCTGCCAATCATCGCCTGCAACGGTTCCGGGCTATAACCATCTTCGAGGTTGTTGCCCTTCTTGTCCTTACCCGTCCAGGCCTGCTTTAGGCTAAAGTTCAACGTACGCTGCGGGAAGAGCTTTGTAATGGCCTTCGCTTCGGCAGGAGGAATCCCGAGCACGCGCGCGACGTCCGTAATCACCGCCTTCGACTTGAGCATGCCGTAGGTAATAATCTGGCCCACGCACTCCTTGCCGTACTTGTCCGTCACGTACTGGATCACGCGGCCGCGGTCACGGTCAGCAAAGTCCGTATCGATATCCGGCATGGACACACGTTCCGGGTTCAGGAATCGTTCAAAAAGGAGGTCGAAAGTAAGCGGGTCAATGTCGGTAATACCGATGATGTAAGTGACCAAGGAACCAGCAGCAGAACCACGCCCCGGCCCCACGGGAATGCCATGTTCACGAGACCAGTTAATGAAGTCCCACACAATGAGCAAGTAACCCGCGACGTTCATGTTGCGGATACAGTTGAGCTCCTTGTACATGCGCTTGCCCACGTTCGTCTCGTGAGCCGGGAACTTAAAATCTTCGTCAGGGAATCGCCACTTTAAGCGTTCATTGCAAAGATGCGTGATGTAGATATCGGCATCGCCCCCCGGTTTGCACCAACGGTGGATGTTCTTTTCCCACGCCTTGTTGTCATCAGCGTCAAAGAATTCCGGCTGCGAGAGGCGGTCGATTTCAGCATTGTCCGCATCGGTCAGCGCATCTTCGGCAATGCCTTTTTCGGCACAGTAATTTGCCTTGACCTTCTTTTTGCGGTCCTTGATAACACCCTTGAGTTCACGTTCACGGACGACCGGATATTCCGCATCGTATTCCGCCTTCATGATGGCCTTGATGTTCTGGTATTCCTCAGAAGCGAGGAATTCATCAGGAATCTTGAAACGCGGCCAGAACTCATCACCGATACCGGTTTTCACGGTAAAGTTACAGCGCTCGGCAATCTTGACCGTATTCTCGATAGCGCCCGGGATATGCCCGAACAGTTCCACCATTTCCTTCTCGGTGCGGAAATAGAACTTTTCCGTCGGGAAGCGCTTGTCTTCGAAACCGTTCAGCGTGACCTTGAGCGAGATGCAGCGCAGAATCTTGTGCGATGTAGCGTCTTCGGGCTTAATGTAATGGACATCGCCCACGGCAACGACTTCACGACCATACTTTTTCGCAAGTTCCACGTTGAATTCGTTCACGTGCTTTTGCTGCGGAATCCCGTTATCGCAAACCGAGATGTACAGGTGGTCGTGGTCAAAAATCTCGTTCAGGCGGTCCATGTACTCGAGCGCAAGGGAATCCCTGCCCGATGCCACATTCTGGCCGTAACAGCTAAAATAATCGCCCGCAATGGCGATAATGCCTTCCTTAAACTCGTTAATCGTCTCGAGCGGCACGGACGGAATTTCTGCCCAGCGCTCCCCGTCTTCATAGCGGTAACTCACAATGCGGAGCAGATTGTAATAGCCCTTTTCGTTCTCGACGAGGAGCGTCAATCGTTCAAAAGTAGTCGGATCTTTCTGGCTTGCGCTCGGCGTGTCCACGTAAATGTGACAGCCATAAACCGTCTTGACCGGCGGGAGCCCCTGCTCCTTGCGCTTTTTGTTCAGTTCCTTGCCACGCGTCTGGATTTCAAGAATACCAAACATGGCACCATGGTCCGTCAAAGCAACAGCAGGTGCGTTTTCTGCTGCGGCAGCCGCCAAAATATCATCAAGTCGGGCCGAAGCCTGCAAAATCGAAAATTCAGAATGAGTCTGTAAATGAACGAACGCCATGCTTGCAATTTAGTAAATAGCTATGAGCACTACTTATCTTGCAAGGGATATGAGGCAAGGAGTTCGCGGACTTTTCCCGCCACGTTCCCATATTTGCGTTCGTACTTTTTGCGGGTCGCCCATTCCTTCGGGAGCGAAACCAAAGCCTCTAGCCAAGCCTTTGCAAGCGCCTTGCAAATAGCGACTTTCGAAAGCTTTTTCCCATCGCCAGACTGGCCGGGAACACCGCCCTTTGCCATGTTCAGGTAACGCACAAAACCGCGCACCGGAAGCACCAGGATACTCCCCAACGGCAACAGACGAATCGCCGAACGCAAACGGTTGCGTTCCGAATAAAATAATTTCAAAGGAGAATAGCGCACCGTCGTCATCGAGCGTTCATGATACACTCTCGCCTCGGGGCAAAAAACGGTCTTGAACCCCGCCAGATTGTGGCGGAAATACCATTCCGTCTCTTCAAAGAACAAGAAGAAGCTATCATCCATCTTGCCCGCCGCCTGTGCAGCCGCCTTGCGGAAACTCATCACGGCACCATAGCAGCCAAAGACGTCCTTCTCGCGGATATCCGCATCAGATGCATCAAGACCACTGCCTTCATTTTTTGCAAAGAGGTCCGAGCCGAGCAAAACACCCACAGCATTCACAAAACCGCTCTTTTCCATCACGAGGCTTGCGACAGAACCCGCCTCCGGGTGGCGCTCAAAGCATTTGAGCAAATTTTCCGCCCACGTGGGGTCAAATTCCAAATCCATGTTGCAAAGCACCTGGATCTCGGAATCCATCTGTTCCAAAAGACCGTTACAGGCGCCCGCATATCCCAGATTCTTGGGGCATTGCGTAATCTGGCAATCCAGACCCTGTTTTTTCAGGAAATCAATGGAATCATCCGTCGAAGCGTTATCAAAAACAAAAACCCGAACCGGACTAGACTGAGCCTTTAAACTCTTGACACATTCCGTAAGTTCCGATCCACCATTATAATTGATAATTCCAACGTCTATAACCATAATAAACCCCCAAAAAAAGAAGGGCTCCCGAAAATCGGGGAGACCCTTCAAATATACATTAAACCAGGAGTAAAAGATTACTTTTCGAAGTAACGGATGTAATCGATTTCACCGACAAAGAAACGATCATGAATAGCCTGGTTCATGGCATCATAACCGATACCAATGTCGTAACCCAACTGAGACACATCGCCCTTAGCGGCAGCCTTAACCGTCAATTCGCCATCCTGGAACACCTTGATGGAATCAGCGCTGCGTTCTACGCGAATCGTGGTCCATTCATCAAGAGCAAGCTTTTTGCCATAAAGGGAATTCCAAGTAGAGCCATCGGTGTTTTCATCGCGGAAATAAGCGTCAAGAACACCATCATCAAGACGGATAATCCAGCCGTCACCGAGGCGTCCAGGAGGTTCTGCCACGATGATGTTCTGCATGCCGCCAAACTTAGTCGGCTTTACGCGAGCTTCAACAGCGAAGGTATTGCGAATGAAGGTCGGAGAGAGATACACCTTCAAGCCAGAGTTGCCATCAAGCTTGACTGTCGTATCTTCGACCACCGGGGTTCCAACAAGGGCCTTCGTAGAATTGTTAGCCATTCTGTCAAGTCCCACATAGGTCGGTTCGTTAAATTCCCAAGCGGCGAGAGGCTTCACTTCGGTCACAGAGGCATCATTAACATCGGAGAAACCTTCAAACTTGCCAAAGCGGATATAGTCCATTTCGCCAATGAAGTAGCGGTTGTGGAAAGCCTGTTTCATGGCATCATAACCAATACCCCAATCATAGCGCATCTGGGTCAAGTCACCTTCATAGGCAACAGAAACCGTAAGTACGCCATCCTGGAAGACCTTGAGGGAATCATTGCTGCGTTCAACGCGAACCGTGCTCCATTCACCGAGAGTCATTTTCTTGCCCGGGAAAATGTTCCAGTTATCGCCATCCTTGTCAGAATCGCGGAGATGAACCGTCAAAACACCTTCGTCGATGCGGAGCTGCCAACCATCAACACCGCGTCCAGGAGGTTCAGCCACAATGATATTCTGCATCGTACCGAACTGAGTCGGCTTTACGCGAGTTTCAAGCACGAATTCGTTGATGTTGATATCCTTAGCAAGGTCCACATAGAATCCAGACTTGCCGTTGAAAGCTGCGATACCGTCAATAGCGACAACCGAGCCTTCACCAATCAATGCCGTGTGACCGTTTCCAGAGAAATCACGGCCGACTTTGGCAGCGTCATTGA
Coding sequences within it:
- a CDS encoding DNA polymerase III subunit alpha, whose protein sequence is MAFVHLQTHSEFSILQASARLDDILAAAAAENAPAVALTDHGAMFGILEIQTRGKELNKKRKEQGLPPVKTVYGCHIYVDTPSASQKDPTTFERLTLLVENEKGYYNLLRIVSYRYEDGERWAEIPSVPLETINEFKEGIIAIAGDYFSCYGQNVASGRDSLALEYMDRLNEIFDHDHLYISVCDNGIPQQKHVNEFNVELAKKYGREVVAVGDVHYIKPEDATSHKILRCISLKVTLNGFEDKRFPTEKFYFRTEKEMVELFGHIPGAIENTVKIAERCNFTVKTGIGDEFWPRFKIPDEFLASEEYQNIKAIMKAEYDAEYPVVRERELKGVIKDRKKKVKANYCAEKGIAEDALTDADNAEIDRLSQPEFFDADDNKAWEKNIHRWCKPGGDADIYITHLCNERLKWRFPDEDFKFPAHETNVGKRMYKELNCIRNMNVAGYLLIVWDFINWSREHGIPVGPGRGSAAGSLVTYIIGITDIDPLTFDLLFERFLNPERVSMPDIDTDFADRDRGRVIQYVTDKYGKECVGQIITYGMLKSKAVITDVARVLGIPPAEAKAITKLFPQRTLNFSLKQAWTGKDKKGNNLEDGYSPEPLQAMIGSRASYQNLWDVAKRLEDLPRQTGVHACGVVITPTPIYNLAPLYRAAPEDTPVVMYDKHYAEDIGLLKMDFLGLINLSIIQDTVKMVEQNRNIKLVMNKIPIDDKATFELLGKGLTTTVFQFESPGMQKYLRELKPTRIFDLIAMNALYRPGPIDQIPHFIARKNGKEEIDCYHPDLEQVLGETYGVIVYQEQVMKLAQILGGYSLGGADNIRRIMAKKMPEKMAKLEPEFFQKCLDKGYDKAMIQKVWDAVLPFCGYAFNKSHAAAYAYVAYQTAYLKTHYGPEYMAASMTSKMGKTEDTVTIILECKRLGIPVLSPNINTSLGVFSANTKGQILYGLAGIRNVGIAVVEDVVAERERRGIYKDIFDFCKRVTEYQAAQPEKRPPLNKKVLECLIMAGALDDLPGSRAVQCATVDRALEVAMRSQEDKAKGQVSLFDLGGPAAMPNTAEVLEEAEEWTAMEMLNKERSVLGLFLSGHPLDEFRPELTGFTSCSLSEDEITRYVGDTVVVGGVVIRMRSIETKRGDTIGSGAIQDFQGEIEMFFKKDVWERLRDTVSVDDRVLVKGVLEQQRDRDGYQIIVEEVIQLDRVRCDMVDYIHANFTVGMLTDEFLDKLEVEMKANLADEYCHGCQMVFHLEADSGFEHVVVLKKYKVVYTQELLQWLKTDLGALKVWVSNRAKR
- a CDS encoding glycosyltransferase family 2 protein — its product is MVIDVGIINYNGGSELTECVKSLKAQSSPVRVFVFDNASTDDSIDFLKKQGLDCQITQCPKNLGYAGACNGLLEQMDSEIQVLCNMDLEFDPTWAENLLKCFERHPEAGSVASLVMEKSGFVNAVGVLLGSDLFAKNEGSGLDASDADIREKDVFGCYGAVMSFRKAAAQAAGKMDDSFFLFFEETEWYFRHNLAGFKTVFCPEARVYHERSMTTVRYSPLKLFYSERNRLRSAIRLLPLGSILVLPVRGFVRYLNMAKGGVPGQSGDGKKLSKVAICKALAKAWLEALVSLPKEWATRKKYERKYGNVAGKVRELLASYPLQDK